Proteins encoded in a region of the Photobacterium angustum genome:
- the potE gene encoding putrescine-ornithine antiporter, translated as MSSTSNKMGLMGLTTIVTVNMMGSGIILLPSSLAATGGIALLAWVVTALGALAIAYAFAKCGMYCTDDGGMSAYAEKAHGKSSFFIASYTYYVCLVISAVAIAVSCVGYLEYFIPWLKETPFQTFIGVVAILIITMFANVRGAKITGQISTITVWGIIIPVLGLSIIGWFWFDTKIFAEAWNPNNISVGSAIYAGMALTLWAFLGIESAGANSGTVENPKRNVPLACMLATVFSAATYIASTTVIQGIIPNDILAKSDSPFGLVFAQMFSPFVGEIITAMAIMACVGSLLGWQFTNAQVSKVAADMRLFPKIFSDVNKHDAPFKGMMIMLALELLLAVMTISPTLLKQFNVLVNLAVFINMVPYILALTALGIIMRQSQVNQKEYNTGILIGSVAVIYSIYGAYSTGEEAVFYGTVITLFGYFFYGFIASRDAVPNKT; from the coding sequence ATGAGTTCTACCAGTAATAAAATGGGATTAATGGGATTAACAACCATTGTCACCGTTAATATGATGGGTTCTGGAATAATATTATTACCATCAAGTCTTGCTGCAACAGGAGGGATAGCCTTATTAGCTTGGGTTGTTACAGCATTAGGTGCACTTGCAATTGCTTATGCTTTTGCTAAGTGTGGAATGTATTGTACGGATGATGGAGGGATGTCCGCATATGCTGAAAAAGCACATGGTAAATCTAGTTTTTTTATTGCCTCTTATACTTACTATGTGTGTCTAGTTATTAGTGCGGTTGCTATTGCTGTTTCGTGTGTTGGTTACTTGGAATACTTTATTCCATGGTTAAAAGAAACGCCATTCCAAACATTCATTGGGGTAGTGGCTATTTTAATTATTACTATGTTTGCCAATGTTAGAGGTGCAAAAATAACAGGCCAAATATCCACTATAACCGTATGGGGGATTATTATTCCTGTGCTTGGTTTATCTATTATTGGTTGGTTTTGGTTTGATACTAAAATTTTTGCAGAAGCTTGGAACCCAAACAATATCTCGGTTGGTAGTGCGATTTATGCTGGTATGGCACTAACGTTATGGGCTTTCTTAGGGATAGAATCAGCAGGGGCTAACTCAGGTACTGTTGAAAACCCTAAACGTAATGTGCCTCTTGCTTGTATGCTTGCCACCGTTTTTTCTGCAGCAACGTATATTGCGTCAACAACTGTTATTCAAGGCATTATTCCTAACGATATATTAGCTAAGTCTGATTCTCCTTTTGGTCTCGTTTTTGCTCAGATGTTTAGCCCATTCGTTGGGGAAATTATTACCGCAATGGCAATTATGGCATGTGTTGGTTCACTGCTTGGTTGGCAATTTACGAATGCCCAAGTGTCTAAAGTTGCTGCTGATATGCGATTATTTCCAAAGATTTTCTCTGATGTAAATAAGCATGATGCTCCCTTCAAAGGCATGATGATAATGTTAGCATTAGAATTACTTCTGGCAGTAATGACGATCTCTCCAACATTACTAAAACAATTTAATGTATTAGTAAACCTAGCTGTATTTATTAATATGGTTCCATATATTCTCGCACTCACGGCTCTTGGCATTATTATGAGACAGAGTCAGGTTAATCAAAAAGAATATAATACTGGTATTTTAATCGGTTCAGTTGCTGTTATTTATAGTATTTATGGCGCGTATTCTACAGGTGAGGAAGCCGTATTCTATGGAACCGTCATTACATTATTTGGTTATTTCTTCTATGGGTTCATTGCGAGCCGAGATGCTGTTCCTAATAAAACATAA
- a CDS encoding META domain-containing protein: MTFKLKKLALATSVVLSAFMLQACNDADTAANHNQQQTESTAKTEKAEMKSLDVNVIYLDRRMLPPGAVLNVALEDVSLADAPSTTITSEAMDVAGAPPYPVALQYDVAKIQNNHRYSLRATIKVGDKLVMTSTTNIDPFAADVKQPIEIKLDRVAHQQNEATENTPLVGQQWNLVTLEGETVKPGAGGNVAFIEFDMDKKSAHGFSGCNNFQGAFETSNGTLTMGPAAATRKMCMDGMELEKSFLESMPNFASYVVVDNVLTVKDQQGKQIATFKSDK; this comes from the coding sequence ATGACTTTTAAATTAAAAAAGCTAGCGCTAGCCACTTCAGTTGTACTTTCTGCGTTCATGCTACAAGCTTGTAATGATGCTGACACTGCGGCAAATCATAACCAGCAGCAAACAGAATCAACGGCTAAAACTGAGAAAGCTGAGATGAAATCCTTAGATGTTAATGTTATTTACCTTGATCGCCGTATGCTGCCACCTGGTGCTGTATTAAATGTTGCACTAGAAGATGTGTCTCTTGCTGATGCGCCATCAACGACAATTACAAGTGAAGCAATGGACGTTGCTGGTGCGCCACCATACCCTGTAGCACTTCAATATGACGTTGCGAAAATTCAAAATAATCATCGCTATAGCTTACGTGCAACAATTAAGGTTGGTGATAAGCTAGTCATGACTTCAACAACGAACATTGACCCATTTGCAGCAGATGTAAAGCAACCTATTGAAATTAAATTAGACCGTGTTGCTCATCAACAAAATGAAGCAACAGAGAATACTCCGCTAGTTGGTCAGCAATGGAATTTAGTGACGCTTGAAGGTGAAACTGTAAAACCGGGTGCTGGTGGCAATGTGGCATTTATCGAATTTGATATGGATAAAAAATCGGCTCATGGTTTTTCTGGCTGTAATAATTTCCAAGGCGCATTTGAAACATCTAATGGCACATTAACGATGGGACCTGCAGCCGCAACACGTAAAATGTGTATGGATGGCATGGAGTTAGAAAAGTCATTTTTAGAATCGATGCCTAATTTTGCCAGCTATGTGGTTGTTGATAATGTACTTACAGTGAAAGATCAGCAAGGAAAACAAATTGCTACTTTTAAAAGTGATAAGTAA
- a CDS encoding CinA family nicotinamide mononucleotide deamidase-related protein, whose translation MLEITMISTGEEVLLGDIADTNAAWLSRLLFQHGFPMTRRITVGDHCERLAKEIESCSFNSDIVIVNGGLGPTSDDLSAAAAAMAADVGLEQSEHWVAEMKAKYKKLNREMPAANLKQAMLPEGAELIDNPVGTACGFSIKLNRAWICFTPGVPSEFKFMVKEKILPYLQLHYPQSQSLHCHRLFTYGLSESGISDTLKHIVLPQGYELGYRSSLPFIEVKLFAPSNDRYALELLHEMERLLGDNIVGKNLSLLDNLEYLIEKKQKKIGLLEYSTGGFVVNWLNQKCKLSEYIVSATVNHNDVKEKISAETLVREIDDQLSLIHSRSKVDIGLYSGFIEGDCFTVGISTIEGRWIQQLQFKREYTYNDQRSIIATVLLDMLRRQLEGISVFGHYESFNRILKKHSL comes from the coding sequence ATGCTTGAAATTACAATGATAAGTACCGGTGAAGAGGTTTTACTGGGCGATATAGCAGATACTAACGCAGCGTGGTTATCTCGTCTTTTGTTTCAACATGGTTTTCCAATGACACGCCGAATAACCGTTGGCGATCATTGTGAGCGATTAGCCAAAGAAATTGAATCATGCAGTTTTAATAGCGATATTGTTATTGTTAATGGTGGACTTGGGCCAACGAGTGATGATTTAAGTGCTGCCGCAGCGGCAATGGCTGCTGATGTTGGTTTAGAGCAATCTGAACATTGGGTAGCGGAGATGAAAGCTAAATATAAAAAGCTAAATCGAGAAATGCCAGCGGCTAATTTGAAGCAAGCAATGCTACCTGAAGGGGCTGAATTAATCGATAATCCTGTCGGCACCGCTTGTGGCTTTTCGATTAAATTAAATCGAGCTTGGATATGTTTTACTCCGGGTGTTCCCAGTGAATTTAAGTTTATGGTTAAAGAGAAAATACTGCCATATTTACAATTACACTATCCTCAGAGCCAATCATTGCACTGTCATCGATTATTTACCTATGGTTTGTCAGAGTCCGGAATAAGTGACACCTTAAAGCATATCGTTTTACCACAAGGTTATGAGTTGGGGTATCGTTCTTCATTACCCTTTATTGAAGTGAAATTATTCGCACCATCCAATGATCGCTATGCATTAGAACTATTACATGAAATGGAACGATTGTTAGGCGATAACATTGTAGGCAAAAATTTAAGCTTACTTGATAACCTTGAATACCTCATTGAAAAAAAGCAAAAGAAAATAGGGTTATTGGAGTATTCAACGGGCGGTTTTGTTGTCAATTGGCTTAACCAAAAATGTAAGTTGAGCGAATACATTGTATCAGCCACAGTAAATCATAACGATGTGAAAGAAAAGATCAGTGCCGAAACGTTAGTGCGTGAAATAGACGATCAACTATCTCTTATTCATAGCCGCTCAAAGGTCGATATAGGCTTATATTCTGGCTTCATAGAAGGAGACTGCTTTACTGTAGGTATAAGTACAATAGAAGGTCGATGGATCCAACAATTACAATTTAAGCGTGAATATACATATAATGATCAGCGTTCGATTATTGCCACAGTACTTCTTGATATGCTAAGGCGCCAACTGGAAGGGATTAGTGTTTTTGGTCACTATGAATCGTTCAATAGAATATTGAAAAAACATAGTCTATAA
- the tyrP gene encoding tyrosine transporter TyrP produces the protein MALNKTLGSMLIIAGTTIGAGMLALPLASAGLGFTTALVAMFGMWALMTYTALLMIEVHQHADTNATLNTLAQQLLGRKGQIIANFAMIFLLYSLCAAYIAGGGGQLSEKLSGWLNTSIPPQLGALLFTLLIAAIVSVGTHTVDLVNRLLFAAKIIALAVMLGLLVPHVEGQHLVEMPVQKGLILSALPVVFTSFGFHGSIPSIVRYIGIDIKTLKKVMIIGSALPLFIYVLWQLASQGVMSQPELMASTTLGSFIASLSDLLHNPMVSQSVSIFADLALATSFLGVSLGLFDFMADSLKRSSNVSGRMQTGMITFLPPLAFAIFYPQGFIMALGYAAIALVILAIFLPVAMVISQRKKNNISNEISPYKVKGGNFGLIIVTMAGVLIISAQTLQMVGLIPAVG, from the coding sequence ATGGCTTTGAATAAAACACTCGGCAGTATGCTTATTATTGCAGGTACGACTATTGGCGCAGGCATGTTAGCCCTTCCTCTCGCTTCTGCTGGACTTGGGTTTACCACCGCATTAGTTGCCATGTTTGGCATGTGGGCACTAATGACTTACACCGCTTTATTGATGATTGAAGTTCATCAACATGCAGATACAAATGCGACATTAAATACTTTGGCTCAACAACTTCTTGGTCGCAAAGGACAAATCATTGCTAATTTTGCCATGATATTTCTGCTGTATTCTTTATGTGCAGCCTACATTGCAGGTGGTGGTGGTCAGTTAAGTGAGAAGTTAAGCGGCTGGTTGAATACATCCATTCCTCCACAATTAGGCGCACTATTGTTTACGCTTTTAATTGCAGCGATAGTTTCTGTCGGTACTCATACTGTTGATTTAGTAAACCGCTTACTTTTTGCAGCAAAAATCATTGCACTAGCCGTCATGTTGGGGTTATTGGTTCCACATGTTGAAGGACAACACCTTGTTGAAATGCCCGTACAAAAAGGCTTAATTTTATCAGCATTACCTGTTGTTTTTACCTCTTTTGGTTTCCACGGCAGCATTCCATCGATCGTGCGATACATAGGCATTGATATAAAGACGTTAAAAAAAGTCATGATTATTGGCTCGGCACTGCCTCTTTTTATCTACGTTTTATGGCAATTAGCAAGTCAAGGTGTAATGAGCCAACCAGAGTTAATGGCAAGTACAACATTGGGAAGTTTTATCGCAAGTTTAAGTGATTTACTCCATAACCCTATGGTTAGCCAATCTGTCTCTATTTTCGCAGATCTCGCACTAGCAACATCATTTTTAGGTGTTAGTTTAGGGTTATTTGATTTTATGGCTGATAGCTTGAAACGTTCAAGTAATGTGAGTGGTCGCATGCAAACAGGCATGATCACTTTCTTACCTCCCCTTGCTTTTGCTATCTTTTACCCACAAGGCTTTATTATGGCGCTGGGATACGCAGCCATTGCATTAGTTATTTTGGCGATATTTTTACCTGTTGCGATGGTAATATCTCAGAGAAAAAAGAATAATATATCTAATGAAATTTCACCTTATAAAGTAAAAGGTGGTAATTTTGGTTTAATTATTGTGACAATGGCGGGTGTTTTAATTATATCTGCACAGACCTTACAAATGGTAGGCTTAATTCCAGCTGTTGGATAA